From a region of the Polyangia bacterium genome:
- a CDS encoding DUF1552 domain-containing protein yields the protein MGTMLRPMMAYAQTGVAPQRLLFIHRPDGTTIGTSNDARWWPSGGTTGWKASPLLSSFTDGKIASLQNNMVVLKGLSCPRNMNWLGDKHGGGFIGMLTPPLKDLGDTTLPKLPTYSPSYQLDPNTKSITASDESIDQLLLRQIPALKGSPCPIPSAQLTSSTESADRMTSIPYGGSCVRVTSYTRPPAGGPMTQGATVVPVPVALYPEASPMTAFQNYFASGLIGMTPAQSAQAAAENKSVLDFAASGLSGLQSRIPKSEISKVVGSLDAIRQLEMNLAASASMAAACVPPMFAGGPMSPIPSMVDSQTYPVWKQMKEIIKTMFLCDLTRVVSFTFGYGNSSIHFQNVLQDPELMGKYKDTNGNPINDSSGCHDISHNQGADPANAQYIIDKYHCDRTAELLAEMSTTPDIGGGTLLDNTLVVFWNECSNGNVHGAVDMPVLLFGGKFLNLKGGSYLQLGSGQTGHVANGTYSKPAPPYASDLWVTTAQAWGYPLMGYGDPSWNTGKLSGIYD from the coding sequence ATGGGAACGATGTTGAGGCCGATGATGGCCTATGCCCAGACGGGCGTGGCGCCGCAAAGGCTGCTTTTCATCCATCGCCCAGATGGCACCACGATCGGCACATCGAACGATGCCCGCTGGTGGCCGAGCGGAGGCACCACCGGATGGAAGGCTTCGCCGCTGCTTTCGTCGTTCACCGACGGAAAAATCGCTTCTCTGCAGAACAACATGGTCGTCCTCAAGGGCCTGAGTTGTCCGCGAAACATGAACTGGCTGGGCGACAAGCACGGCGGTGGGTTCATCGGAATGCTCACCCCGCCATTGAAAGACCTCGGGGATACGACCTTGCCCAAGCTGCCGACCTACTCGCCGTCATATCAGCTCGACCCGAACACGAAGAGCATCACGGCCTCCGACGAGTCCATCGACCAATTGCTTCTTCGCCAGATTCCTGCGTTGAAAGGCTCGCCGTGCCCCATCCCTTCGGCGCAACTGACCTCGTCCACCGAATCTGCGGATCGGATGACCAGCATTCCTTATGGCGGGAGTTGCGTGAGAGTCACGTCTTACACCCGGCCTCCCGCCGGCGGCCCAATGACCCAGGGTGCGACAGTCGTGCCCGTACCTGTCGCGCTATATCCCGAGGCCAGCCCGATGACGGCCTTTCAGAACTACTTCGCGTCCGGTCTGATCGGCATGACACCGGCTCAGTCCGCGCAAGCCGCAGCCGAGAACAAGAGCGTGCTCGATTTCGCTGCTTCCGGCCTTTCGGGCCTTCAGTCGCGTATTCCGAAATCGGAGATTTCCAAGGTCGTGGGAAGCCTGGACGCCATTCGTCAGCTCGAGATGAATCTGGCTGCTTCGGCATCCATGGCTGCAGCGTGTGTGCCGCCCATGTTCGCGGGCGGCCCGATGTCGCCGATCCCAAGCATGGTCGATTCGCAGACGTATCCGGTGTGGAAGCAGATGAAGGAAATCATCAAGACGATGTTCCTATGCGATCTGACGCGGGTCGTCTCGTTTACATTCGGGTACGGCAATTCCAGCATCCACTTTCAAAACGTCCTCCAGGATCCGGAGCTCATGGGCAAATACAAGGACACCAATGGCAACCCGATCAACGACTCCAGCGGGTGTCATGATATCTCGCACAATCAGGGGGCCGACCCGGCCAACGCCCAGTACATCATCGACAAGTACCATTGCGACAGGACCGCCGAGCTGCTTGCGGAGATGAGCACCACGCCGGACATCGGCGGAGGCACGCTGCTCGACAACACGCTCGTGGTGTTCTGGAACGAGTGCAGCAACGGGAATGTCCACGGCGCCGTCGACATGCCGGTGCTGCTCTTCGGGGGAAAGTTCCTGAACTTAAAAGGCGGCAGCTATCTGCAACTGGGAAGCGGGCAAACTGGTCATGTGGCGAACGGCACTTACAGTAAGCCGGCGCCGCCTTACGCGAGCGATCTCTGGGTCACGACAGCTCAGGCGTGGGGTTACCC